The following coding sequences lie in one Rutidosis leptorrhynchoides isolate AG116_Rl617_1_P2 chromosome 4, CSIRO_AGI_Rlap_v1, whole genome shotgun sequence genomic window:
- the LOC139844335 gene encoding uncharacterized protein — protein MASSDDDFPLIGDTTTATTNHHTNPNFHHQLGTTAHLLSSQNPINAPPPPRPESNGDGYNNGVYGSQSMVAVQYENDSDPNRSRVNGKWSDREELSDGGTPYDSYNKKPKITGSSSGGEYRKDREEWSDTGIACLLDAYLDKFLQLNRGNLRGRDWEEVAAIVSERCEKQRKSVEQCKNKVDNLKKRYKLERHRMMNSTNDVNAISHWPWFKKMEQIVGNSLPLKTVLGEENSGSGMSSPVRQQPKRYTTATSSPSCQITTIKPKPVTNARWRRVVFKISGASLAGTDSQSVDPKVAMLIAREVSMACNVGVEVAIVVGGRNFFCGDTWVTSNGMDRSTAYQIGIMATVMNSIIIQSSLEKVGLQTRVMSAFSMPEAFEPYSRQRAIRHLEKGRVVIFGGIGAGTGNPLFSTDTAAAVRASEIHADAFIKGTNADSVFECDSMSNVEFEHISFRELAARGASSMDIMAATFCEENGIPVVLFNLHEPGNISRALSGEHVGTLIDQTGRVG, from the exons ATGGCATCTTCCGATGACGACTTCCCGCTCATCGGCGACACCACCActgccaccactaaccaccacacaAACCCTAATTTCCACCATCAACTCGGCACAACCGCTCACTTATTATCCTCACAAAATCCGATCAACGCGCCACCGCCTCCACGGCCGGAATCAAACGGTGACGGATATAACAACGGCGTGTACGGTTCTCAGTCTATGGTTGCTGTGCAATATGAAAACGATTCCGATCCGAATAGATCCAGGGTTAACGGTAAGTGGAGCGATCGCGAAGAACTTAGCGACGGTGGAACGCCGTACGATAGTTACAACAAAAAACCTAAAATTACAGGTTCGTCTTCTGGCGGCGAGTATCGAAAGGATCGTGAAGAATGGAGCGATACAGGTATTGCGTGCTTGTTAGATGCGTATTTAGACAAGTTTCTACAGTTGAACAGGGGGAATTTGAGAGGGAGAGATTGGGAAGAAGTTGCGGCGATCGTAAGCGAGCGGTGCGAAAAGCAACGGAAGAGTGTAGAACAGTGTAAAAATAAGGTAGATAATTTGAAAAAGAGGTATAAATTGGAACGGCATAGAATGATGAATAGTACAAATGACGTAAATGCAATAAGCCATTGGCCTTGGTTTAAAAAGATGGAACAGATTGTTGGGAATTCGTTGCCGTTGAAGACGGTTTTAGGTGAAGAGAATTCGGGTAGTGGGATGAGCAGCCCTGTTAGACAACAACCTAAAAG ATATACAACAGCAACATCTAGCCCAAGTTGTCAGATCACTACTATAAAACCAAAACCAGTGACAAATGCTAGATGGAGGAGAGTTGTTTTTAAAATTAGTGGTGCTTCTCTGGCTGGAACGGATTCACAAAGTGTTGATCCTAAG GTGGCTATGTTGATTGCCAGAGAAGTGTCAATGGCTTGCAATGTTGGTGTTGAG GTGGCGATTGTGGTTGGTGGGCGAAATTTCTTTTGTGGAGATACATGGGTTACATCTAATGGTATGGATAGAAGCACTGCTTATCAGATTGG TATAATGGCAACCGTTATGAATTCTATAATAATCCAGTCATCGTTGGAGAAGGTGGGTCTTCAAACACGTGTCATGTCGGCCTTTTCTATGCCAGAGGCCTTCGAACCATACAGTAGGCAACGAGCCATTAGACATTTGGAAAAAGGGAGGGTGGTAATATTTGGTGGTATTGGTGCTGGCACTGGAAATCCACTCTTCTCGACTGACACAGCAGCCGCCGTTAGAGCCTCCGAAA TTCATGCTGATGCGTTTATCAAAGGTACTAATGCAGACAGTGTATTCGAATGTGACTCCATGAGTAATGTCGAATTTGAGCATATTTCATTTCGGGAGTTGGCTGCTAGAGGTGCATCCTCAATGGACATAATGGCTGCAACGTTTTGTGAAGAGAATGGGATTCCTG ttgtGTTATTTAATCTTCATGAGCCTGGAAATATATCAAGAGCATTATCTGGAGAACATGTTGGCACACTAATTGATCAAACAGGAAGGGTTGGCTGA
- the LOC139842114 gene encoding leucine-rich repeat receptor-like protein kinase PXC1, with translation MSTFHPFLLILLLLLLLLPPSLSAVDIDSDTAALSLFRSQTDTHDILLSNWTLSSITHSTACSFQGIKCTNNRVTSISLPSLNLRGPLDSLASLDQLRFLDLRNNRLNGTILPIINCTNLKHVYLSGNDLSGSIPVEISHLNRLLRIDLSDNNLIGPVPESISSLNRLITLKLENNELFGEIPDVLGKIEQLKQVNFSNNEFSGYLPENIVRKFGDDSFSGNKGLCGSSPLQTCSAIKPPETVQSNPSSLPTTTNIDVAKSHKRLHPGVIAAIVIANSVLLLVILSFLVAFYCGKRSSSTSSKIGSEIGKSRSSYASETRVYANNGDGDSENNKLVFYDKKKKFELEDLLRASAEMLGKGSLGTVYRAVLDDGCTVVAVKRLKDANPCGRKEFEQYMDVIGKLKHMNVVKFRAYYYAKEEKLLVYDYLPNGSLHLLLHGNRGPGRIPLDWTTRISIVLGAARGLACIHEVYKAARIPHGNIRSSNVLLDKNGNACISDFGLSLLLNPVHATVRLGGYKAPEQFETKRLSQKADVYSFGILLLEMLTGRAPSEYPSPSRVSIEEEEQSIDLPKWVRSVVRDEWTAEVFDQELLRYKNIEEELVSMLHVAMTCVAAQPEKRPTMAEVVKMIEDIRVEQSPLGEDYDESRNSISPSVGTTD, from the exons ATGTCAACATTCCATCCCTTTCTCCTCattctcctcctcctcctcctcctccttccACCGTCACTTTCAGCCGTCGACATCGACTCCGACACCGCCGCGTTATCCCTCTTCCGATCCCAAACCGACACACACGACATCCTTCTTTCAAACTGGACTCTATCTTCAATCACTCACTCAACCGCTTGTTCATTTCAAGGTATAAAATGCACAAACAATCGAGTCACTTCCATTTCCCTCCCTTCCTTAAACCTCCGGGGCCCACTCGACTCCCTCGCCTCCCTCGATCAGCTCCGTTTCCTCGATCTCCGCAATAACCGCTTAAACGGCACAATTTTACCGATCATAAACTGCACCAATCTCAAACACGTGTACCTTTCCGGTAACGACCTATCCGGATCGATTCCGGTAGAAATATCGCACTTAAACCGATTGTTACGTATCGATTTATCCGATAACAATTTAATCGGACCGGTTCCTGAATCGATCTCGAGTTTAAATCGTTTAATTACGCTTAAACTCGAGAACAACGAATTATTCGGTGAAATTCCGGATGTTTTAGGTAAAATTGAGCAACTTAAACAAGTGAATTTTTCGAATAATGAGTTTTCCGGTTACTTACCGGAAAACATCGTTCGAAAATTCGGAGATGATAGTTTTTCCGGTAATAAAGGACTTTGCGGATCGAGTCCTTTACAGACTTGTTCCGCAATTAAACCTCCTGAAACAGTACAATCAAACCCTAGCTCATTGCCTACTACAACAAATATTGACGTAGCAAAATCTCATAAACGATTACATCCAGGTGTAATTGCAGCTATTGTGATTGCTAATTCCGTATTATTACTTGTAATTCTGTCGTTTCTGGTTGCGTTTTATTGCGGAAAGCGATCTAGTAGTACGAGCTCGAAAATAGGTTCGGAGATCGGAAAGAGTAGGAGCAGTTACGCGAGCGAAACTAGGGTTTACGCGAATAATGGAGATGGTGATAGTGAGAATAATAAACTTGTGTTTTATGATAAGAAGAAGAAGTTTGAACTTGAGGATTTGTTGCGAGCATCGGCGGAGATGCTTGGGAAAGGGAGTTTGGGGACGGTTTATAGGGCGGTGTTGGACGATGGTTGTACGGTGGTGGCGGTTAAGCGGTTAAAGGATGCTAATCCTTGTGGTAGAAAGGAGTTTGAACAATATATGGATGTGATTGGGAAGCTTAAGCATATGAATGTTGTCAAGTTTAGAGCTTATTATTATGCTAAGGAAGAAAAGCTTCTTGTTTATGATTATTTGCCTAATGGAAGCTTGCATTTACTCCTTCATG GAAACAGAGGACCGGGTCGAATCCCGTTAGATTGGACGACAAGGATCAGCATAGTGTTAGGCGCAGCGCGAGGGCTAGCTTGTATCCATGAAGTATACAAAGCTGCAAGAATACCTCACGGAAACATTAGGTCATCAAATGTGTTACTAGACAAAAATGGAAATGCTTGCATTTCTGATTTTGGGTTATCGTTGCTATTGAACCCGGTTCACGCCACTGTTAGACTAGGAGGGTACAAAGCACCCGAGCAATTTGAAACCAAAAGACTATCTCAAAAAGCAGATGTTTACAGTTTCGGGATTTTGCTATTGGAAATGTTAACGGGTCGAGCTCCATCTGAATACCCTTCACCGTCTCGTGTAAGTATTGAGGAAGAAGAACAATCTATAGATTTACCTAAATGGGTTCGGTCGGTTGTGAGGGACGAGTGGACAGCCGAAGTGTTTGATCAAGAACTTTTAAGGTACAAAAATATCGAAGAGGAACTCGTTTCGATGCTTCATGTTGCAATGACTTGTGTTGCAGCACAACCCGAAAAAAGGCCTACAATGGCGGAAGTTGTGAAAATGATTGAAGATATACGGGTTGAACAGTCTCCGTTAGGGGAAGATTATGACGAGTCCCGTAATTCAATTTCGCCATCGGTTGGTACAACCGATTGA